The Desulfotignum phosphitoxidans DSM 13687 genomic interval GCCTTCCTGTCTGCCTTCCTGTCTGCCTTCCTGTCTGCCTCTTTCTCTAATATATTGCGCTAACATGGCAGTCTCCTTATGTTGAATGATGGTCTCATAAAGTTGTTGCTGTTCCTGGTCGCTTATTTCCGAATACACATCGATAAAATCCACATATTTGTCAAACAGCCCTCGCGTAGCCAGTTGAAACAACCCTTTATATGCCTGGCGGATGACCTCTATACGTTCGTTCTTTTCATACTGCATCTTGGGCAAAAGGATTTTTACCATAACAGCAGCTGCTGGTTTTCAAAATGGAACAGTATCGGAAGATCCAGTGCCAGCCCGGCATCTGCAAGATGGTGTTTTTTGGGCTCCTGACGTGTAAACTCAATGGAAACGATCTTGCCCCAGTTTTGTTCTGCCTGGGGAAACAGCCATTGGAGTGTTTCCCTGGGAAAATCTTGAAACAAATTTTTGAAATTAGGGTCGTGGGGTATCATTTGTTACACCGTTTATTTTGCCATTAAAATGGGTATTTTAAACACAAGGTTGACCCCGGAATTGGGTATAGGTATAGCTCCGCTCTGTCGGTTACATGGCGGAAGGCTGTATCCGATGAGGGAGTGGTGCAAAGTGTGTTGTATATAGCATCCATGGGGGTCATGTAAATAGGGGAAACTACCTAGTGGGAGGTTCAAAGCAGCTGGATTCGGATGCGGCCGGCGCCTTCCAGCATTTTCTGGATTTCAACGGGAAGATAGAGCTGGCGGTTGCCTGTGATGCGCTCTCCTTTACGTTCGTCGGGCGATTAACAAGGTTCTGCTGATGGTGC includes:
- a CDS encoding RpnC/YadD family protein translates to MIPHDPNFKNLFQDFPRETLQWLFPQAEQNWGKIVSIEFTRQEPKKHHLADAGLALDLPILFHFENQQLLLW
- a CDS encoding RpnC/YadD family protein, which translates into the protein MVKILLPKMQYEKNERIEVIRQAYKGLFQLATRGLFDKYVDFIDVYSEISDQEQQQLYETIIQHKETAMLAQYIRERGRQEGRQEGRQEGRQETVIALVRSAGKNRLSEEMIAQIANLDITLVRKILNNEPVEIPLHLLSDS